A genomic window from Populus nigra chromosome 7, ddPopNigr1.1, whole genome shotgun sequence includes:
- the LOC133699302 gene encoding pentatricopeptide repeat-containing protein At4g38150-like: MASSSSSQFRVLKLHSHSRISLSQILRRFSSSIKGSTAGAGFNFDDEKERRLQNQNPPDPIPNRPLRGERPNLNSDNSSSNRGGRGPNLNSDHSSSNRGGRGPNFNNNPNRPARPQPSHPPSTTSPFNLQPQTQTHDFNRISDDAFLDKFKLHPDHNNNVNEDAAAADTKAAAAPPPPKNEQGSSASTSEPSQDAEQIFNKMKETGLIPNAVAMLDGLCKDGLVQEALKLFGTMREKGTIPEVVIYTAVVDGFCKAHKLDDAKRIFRKMQSNGITPNAFSYAVLIQGLSKCNLFDDAIDFCFEMLELGHSPNVTTFVGLIDGLCREKGVEEARTVIGTLRQKGFHVHDKAIRDFLDKNKPLSSSVWDAIFGKKPSHKPF; encoded by the coding sequence atggcatcatcatcatcatctcaatTTCGAGTCTTGAAGCTACATTCTCACTCACGCATCTCTCTGTCACAAATACTGCGTCGTTTCAGCAGCTCCATTAAAGGATCAACTGCTGGTGCTGGTTTCAATTTCGATGATGAAAAAGAGAGGAGATTGCAGAACCAGAACCCTCCGGATCCCATACCGAATAGGCCTTTAAGAGGTGAGAGACCTAACCTTAACAGTGATAATAGCTCTAGCAatagaggaggaagaggacCTAACCTTAACAGTGATCATAGCTCTAGCAATAGAGGTGGAAGAGGACCTAACTTTAACAACAACCCTAACAGACCCGCCCGCCCTCAACCATCTCACCCTCCCTCAACAACCTCTCCTTTTAATCTTCAGCCCCAGACCCAAACTCATGATTTTAATCGTATCTCTGATGATGCTTTTCTCGATAAATTCAAGCTCCATCCTGACCATAACAACAACGTCAACGAGGATGCTGCCGCTGCTGATACCAAGGCTGCTgctgctcctcctcctcccaaAAATGAACAAGGAAGCAGCGCCTCCACTTCCGAGCCCTCACAGGATGCTGAACAAATCTTCAACAAGATGAAGGAAACTGGGCTCATCCCCAATGCTGTCGCCATGCTTGATGGCCTTTGCAAAGATGGCCTTGTCCAGGAAGCCTTGAAACTCTTCGGCACTATGCGCGAGAAAGGCACCATCCCTGAAGTTGTTATTTACACTGCTGTTGTTGATGGCTTTTGCAAAGCCCACAAGTTGGATGATGCCAAGAGGATTTTCAGGAAAATGCAGTCCAATGGCATCACTCCTAATGCTTTCAGCTACGCTGTATTGATTCAGGGACTCTCTAAATGTAACCTCTTTGATGATGCTATCGACTTCTGTTTTGAAATGCTGGAGCTCGGTCACTCTCCCAATGTTACCACCTTTGTTGGATTGATTGATGGATTGTGTAGGGAAAAGGGAGTCGAAGAAGCCAGGACTGTTATTGGAACATTGCGCCAAAAGGGATTCCATGTTCATGACAAAGCCATTAGAGACTTTTTGGACAAAAACAAACCACTTTCTTCCTCTGTTTGGGATGCTATTTTTGGGAAGAAACCTTCACACAAACCTTTTTGA
- the LOC133699303 gene encoding transcription termination factor MTERF6, chloroplastic/mitochondrial isoform X1, with translation MSCFQADMEIATAHNGNSSLLWFFRDRGFDDNTIHEMFRKCKRLQDTQRDRASENWAYLKTIGIQERKLPSIISKCPKILTLGLNEKLIPMVECLATLGSKPREVASAITKFPHILSHSVEEKLCPLLAFFQAIGVPEKQLGRILLLNPRLVSYSIDSKLKDIVDFLASLGLTKDGMIGKVLVKHPFIAGYSVEKRLRPTSEFLKSAGLTELDLRTVVMNFPEVLCRDVNKILKPNFAYLRRCGFNDRQIAALVTGYPPILIKSIKNSLEPRIKFLVEIMGRQIDEVVDYPNFFQHGLKKTLESRHKLLKQRKLDCSLSDMLGCNQKKFLMKYALLQGSA, from the exons ATGTCCTGCTTTCAAG CCGATATGGAAATTGCCACAGCTCATAATGGTAATAGCAGCCTCCTCTGGTTCTTCAGGGATAGAGGTTTTGATGACAACACCATCCATGAAATGTTCCGAAAGTGCAAGCGCCTGCAAGACACCCAGAGGGATAGGGCATCTGAAAACTGGGCTTACCTGAAAACCATTGGCATTCAAGAGAGAAAGCTCCCTTCAATTATTTCAAAGTGTCCCAAAATACTTACTCTTGGTCTCAATGAGAAGCTCATCCCCATGGTTGAGTGTCTGGCTACCCTCGGTTCTAAACCTCGTGAAGTTGCTTCCGCCATTACCAAGTTCCCTCACATACTGTCTCATAGTGTTGAAGAGAAGCTCTGCCCCCTTTTGGCATTCTTTCAGGCAATAGGGGTCCCTGAAAAGCAACTCGGCAGGATTTTATTGCTCAACCCAAGGCTCGTCAGCTACAGCATTGATTCCAAGCTCAAAGATATTGTTGATTTTCTCGCTTCTCTTGGCCTTACCAAAGATGGGATGATTGGTAAAGTCTTGGTGAAACACCCCTTTATAGCAGGTTATAGCGTTGAAAAGAGGCTACGCCCCACTTCAGAGTTTCTCAAGTCAGCTGGACTGACAGAGCTGGATCTTCGAACAGTGGTCATGAACTTCCCTGAAGTTCTTTGTAGAGATGTCAACAAGATTCTGAAACCCAATTTTGCATATCTAAGGAGATGTGGATTTAATGATAGACAAATAGCAGCTTTGGTGACTGGTTATCCCCCTATTTTGATCAAGAGTATCAAAAATTCACTGGAACCTCGTATCAAGTTCTTGGTAGAAATAATGGGAAGGCAAATAGATGAAGTTGTTGATTACCCCAACTTCTTTCAGCATGGTTTGAAGAAGACCTTGGAGTCAAGGCACAAACTTTTGAAACAGAGGAAACTAGATTGTAGCTTGAGCGATATGCTAGGTTGTAATCAAAAGAAGTTCCTGATGAAGTATGCCTTGCTTCAAGGATCTGCCTGA
- the LOC133699303 gene encoding transcription termination factor MTERF6, chloroplastic/mitochondrial isoform X2, producing MEIATAHNGNSSLLWFFRDRGFDDNTIHEMFRKCKRLQDTQRDRASENWAYLKTIGIQERKLPSIISKCPKILTLGLNEKLIPMVECLATLGSKPREVASAITKFPHILSHSVEEKLCPLLAFFQAIGVPEKQLGRILLLNPRLVSYSIDSKLKDIVDFLASLGLTKDGMIGKVLVKHPFIAGYSVEKRLRPTSEFLKSAGLTELDLRTVVMNFPEVLCRDVNKILKPNFAYLRRCGFNDRQIAALVTGYPPILIKSIKNSLEPRIKFLVEIMGRQIDEVVDYPNFFQHGLKKTLESRHKLLKQRKLDCSLSDMLGCNQKKFLMKYALLQGSA from the coding sequence ATGGAAATTGCCACAGCTCATAATGGTAATAGCAGCCTCCTCTGGTTCTTCAGGGATAGAGGTTTTGATGACAACACCATCCATGAAATGTTCCGAAAGTGCAAGCGCCTGCAAGACACCCAGAGGGATAGGGCATCTGAAAACTGGGCTTACCTGAAAACCATTGGCATTCAAGAGAGAAAGCTCCCTTCAATTATTTCAAAGTGTCCCAAAATACTTACTCTTGGTCTCAATGAGAAGCTCATCCCCATGGTTGAGTGTCTGGCTACCCTCGGTTCTAAACCTCGTGAAGTTGCTTCCGCCATTACCAAGTTCCCTCACATACTGTCTCATAGTGTTGAAGAGAAGCTCTGCCCCCTTTTGGCATTCTTTCAGGCAATAGGGGTCCCTGAAAAGCAACTCGGCAGGATTTTATTGCTCAACCCAAGGCTCGTCAGCTACAGCATTGATTCCAAGCTCAAAGATATTGTTGATTTTCTCGCTTCTCTTGGCCTTACCAAAGATGGGATGATTGGTAAAGTCTTGGTGAAACACCCCTTTATAGCAGGTTATAGCGTTGAAAAGAGGCTACGCCCCACTTCAGAGTTTCTCAAGTCAGCTGGACTGACAGAGCTGGATCTTCGAACAGTGGTCATGAACTTCCCTGAAGTTCTTTGTAGAGATGTCAACAAGATTCTGAAACCCAATTTTGCATATCTAAGGAGATGTGGATTTAATGATAGACAAATAGCAGCTTTGGTGACTGGTTATCCCCCTATTTTGATCAAGAGTATCAAAAATTCACTGGAACCTCGTATCAAGTTCTTGGTAGAAATAATGGGAAGGCAAATAGATGAAGTTGTTGATTACCCCAACTTCTTTCAGCATGGTTTGAAGAAGACCTTGGAGTCAAGGCACAAACTTTTGAAACAGAGGAAACTAGATTGTAGCTTGAGCGATATGCTAGGTTGTAATCAAAAGAAGTTCCTGATGAAGTATGCCTTGCTTCAAGGATCTGCCTGA
- the LOC133699301 gene encoding probable L-type lectin-domain containing receptor kinase S.5: MAAQNPYSIIALLIIMLFNLAHLAFTDNMSSFTFERFVDDDHEKLLSFRGDSSIYLEALQLTPETPNDAHSWKQKNAAGRIMYHKPFRFWIGDGGDEYRLASFNTTFVINIYRERDWEAGSGLAFLIAPNASIPEASYGQYLGLTNVSTDGNTANHFVAIEFDTEKQDDIEDPDHNHIGFNINSIRSKNAIPLDKYNITLSPDPPGVNYTVWVDYNGTSKLMQVYMVKEGNQKPGEPLLNETIDLKEYLKQESYFGFAASTGDPRIELNCVLKWSLQINNQPDQENDEKWWKIGAGVCVSVVMIIFIFVVCRVVFVRKKRSKASLEEAKEFGSYILKWLPGMPREFKYKELKKATSNFHESMKLGEGGFGIVYKGVLLLNDKADDGTTTTTTEIAVKKFSRDSIEGKDDFLAELTIIHHLRHKNLVRLVGWCYEKGKLLLVYDFMPNGSLEKHLQKGPEQDTLNWNRRYRILVGVASALHYLHNEYDKKVVHRDLKTSNILLDADFNSRLGDFGLARALENEKNSYNELGLGGVPGTMGYVAPECFHTGRATPESDVFGFGVVALEVVCGKGPGTKIRHNQHLYSMVDWVWTLHREGRILEAVDENLGNDFVHDEANRLLLLGLACSHPIDSERPKTETIIQIVSGTLPPPHVPPFKPAFTWPSMSTTDSTTGSLSSMTSSSRSYARTQSVIKLRRTTSSLQV; encoded by the exons ATGGCTGCCCAAAATCCATATTCGATCATCGCTCTCCTCATTATTATGTTATTCAACCTTGCACATCTAGCTTTCACAGACAACATGTCATCATTCACTTTTGAGAGATTTGTTGATGATGATCATGAGAAGCTCCTGAGTTTCAGAGGCGATTCATCCATCTATCTTGAAGCTCTACAACTTACTCCTGAGACCCCCAATGATGCTCATAGTTGGAAACAAAAAAATGCAGCTGGCCGCATCATGTATCATAAACCTTTCAGGTTCTGGATCGGTGATGGTGGGGACGAGTACAGATTAGCCTCCTTCAACACCACCTTTGTCATTAACATATACAGAGAAAGAGACTGGGAGGCTGGTAGTGGCCTGGCTTTTCTTATAGCTCCAAATGCTAGCATACCCGAAGCAAGTTACGGGCAATATCTAGGCCTGACCAATGTCTCCACTGATGGTAACACTGCAAACCACTTTGTGGCTATAGAGTTTGACACGGAAAAGCAAGATGACATCGAAGATCCAGATCATAACCATATCGGGTTCAatatcaactccattcggtcaAAAAATGCCATCCCTCTAGACAAATATAACATCACACTCTCTCCTGATCCACCAGGAGTTAACTACACTGTTTGGGTTGATTATAACGGCACCTCCAAATTGATGCAGGTGTACATGGTGAAAGAAGGAAATCAAAAGCCTGGAGAGCCTCTCTTGAACGAGACCATAGACCTCAAAGAGTACCTGAAACAAGAATCCTACTTTGGCTTTGCTGCTTCCACTGGTGATCCACGGATTGAATTAAACTGTGTGCTGAAATGGAGCTTACAGATAAATAATCAACCCGATCAGGAAAATGATGAGAAATGGTGGAAGATTGGTGCTGGGGTTTGCGTCTCAGTAGTGATGATAATCTTTATATTTGTGGTATGTAGAGTAGTTTTTGTGAGGAAAAAGAGATCAAAAGCAAGTCTAGAGGAGGCCAAAGAGTTTGGTAGTTACATCTTGAAATGGCTGCCTGGGATGCCAAGAGAGTTCAAGTACAAGGAGTTGAAGAAGGCTACCAGCAATTTCCATGAAAGTATGAAGCTCGGGGAAGGAGGATTTGGGATCGTTTATAAAGGCGTCCTACTCCTCAATGATAAGGCTGATGATGGTACTACTACTACGACTACTGAAATTGCTGTCAAGAAATTCTCCAGAGACAGCATAGAAGGCAAAGATGATTTCTTGGCCGAGCTAACCATCATTCATCATCTTCGCCACAAAAATCTCGTCCGCTTAGTGG GGTGGTGCTATGAGAAAGGGAAGCTTCTATTAGTATATGATTTCATGCCAAATGGAAGCCTGGAGAAACACCTACAGAAGGGTCCAGAGCAGGACACTCTAAATTGGAATCGTCGCTACAGGATACTTGTAGGGGTTGCATCGGCATTACATTACCTGCACAATGAGTATGACAAGAAAGTTGTCCACAGAGACCTCAAAACCAGCAATATCCTACTTGATGCGGACTTTAATTCCCGCCTAGGTGACTTTGGCCTTGCTCGAGCCttggaaaatgaaaagaattcaTATAATGAGCTTGGGCTAGGTGGAGTTCCAGGTACCATGGGTTATGTTGCTCCAGAATGTTTCCACACGGGCAGGGCTACCCCTGAATCTGACGTGTTTGGTTTTGGAGTGGTGGCTCTTGAGGTTGTGTGTGGTAAAGGTCCAGGGACAAAGATCCGTCACAACCAGCATCTTTATTCTATGGTTGATTGGGTCTGGACCTTACATCGTGAGGGACGCATACTAGAAGCTGTAGATGAAAACCTCGGTAACGATTTTGTGCACGACGAGGCTAATAGACTTTTACTACTGGGATTGGCTTGTTCTCATCCTATCGACAGTGAAAGGCCTAAAACAGAGACCATAATCCAGATCGTATCAGGAACTTTGCCTCCGCCTCACGTACCCCCATTCAAGCCTGCCTTCACTTGGCCTAGCATGAGCACCACTGACAGCACAACTGGTTCCCTCTCCAGCATGACATCATCTTCTCGAAGTTACGCCAGAACACAAAGTGTAATCAAATTGCGGAGGACCACGTCAAGTCTCCAAGTTTAG
- the LOC133699356 gene encoding protein VACUOLELESS GAMETOPHYTES-like, with translation MKISDREISHPIHPQHKLKLEYTEIPFTCDGCKEAGIGLKYSCRQKYCNDQFDLHKVCAVAPPIINNSFYKECVFEFHHHPPGEEKRVCDACRNEVLGFVYHCKRCGFDLHPCCANLPQVLDDGENNLYLCHKLSGACHRCGGKGPGWSYRSRCKTYNLHLSCVKELLVESWEAMYLKVDQNKVREIQTRIPSLKVTLANHHGGARGGKVRKCCQMAGGAIRLIVSAILGDPTAIIAAVVGGFISK, from the coding sequence ATGAAGATTAGTGACAGAGAAATCAGCCATCCCATCCACCCACAACACAAGCTAAAACTTGAATACACAGAAATCCCATTCACTTGTGATGGTTGCAAGGAAGCTGGCATTGGTCTAAAATACAGTTGCCGCCAGAAATATTGCAATGATCAATTTGACCTGCACAAGGTATGTGCTGTGGCGCCTCCTATCATCAACAATTCCTTTTACAAAGAATGCGTTTTCGAATTTCACCATCACCCTCCAGGTGAGGAGAAGAGGGTATGCGATGCATGTAGAAATGAAGTTCTAGGCTTTGTCTACCACTGCAAGCGATGTGGATTTGATCTCCACCCTTGTTGTGCAAACCTCCCTCAAGTTCTAGACGATGGTGAGAACAATCTTTACCTGTGTCACAAGCTCTCCGGGGCATGTCATCGATGTGGGGGCAAAGGACCAGGGTGGTCTTACAGGTCTCGCTGCAAAACGTATAATCTTCATCTGTCATGTGTCAAGGAGTTGCTGGTGGAGAGCTGGGAAGCCATGTACCTCAAAGTGGATCAGAACAAGGTCAGAGAGATACAGACTAGGATCCCAAGCCTCAAGGTGACACTGGCAAACCATCATGGAGGAGCTAGAGGTGGAAAGGTTAGGAAGTGCTGTCAGATGGCTGGTGGTGCCATTCGCCTTATTGTCTCAGCTATCCTGGGAGATCCTACAGCTATAATCGCTGCAGTCGTTGGGGGTTTCATATCCAAGTAA